The following proteins are encoded in a genomic region of Nicotiana sylvestris chromosome 4, ASM39365v2, whole genome shotgun sequence:
- the LOC138889527 gene encoding uncharacterized protein — protein sequence MEGEKKLIKVLPMKSVMRFGGTGKLSPRFIGPLDILERIRKAAYRLELPPSLLGAHAVFHVSIIQKYHEDRSHVLDFITGHIDEDLTYKEEPVAILDRQVQKLRSNDISSVKVLWRGLPMDEATWESESGKNWVSTATPLYPGKMKEFSGIKAYVFQDPSVEYADGGLFKNGCNIQIGMNG from the exons ATGGAGGGCGAGAAGAAACTTATAAAAGTTTTGCCTATGAagagcgtgatgagatttgggggGACGGGCAAGTTGagcccgaggtttattggcccactTGATATCTTAGAAAGAATTAGGAAAGCTGCTTATAGGCTTGAATTGCCTCCCAGCCTATTAGGGGCACAtgcagtatttcatgtttctattatTCAGAAGTATCATGAGGATAGGTCACATGTATTGGACTTCATCACGGGGCATATTGATGAGGACTTGACTTATAAagaagagccggtagctattctagatcggcaggttcaAAAGCTGAGATCTAATGATATTTCATCTGTGAAGGTGCTTTGGAGAGGTCTGCCGATGGATgaggctacttgggagtccgAATCTG gaaaaaattgggtatcaacagctacccctctttaccctggaaagatgaaagagttctcgg gaatcaaggcatatgtatttcaggatccgtcggtggagtatgccgatggaggccTTTTCAAGAACGGGTGCAATATTCAAATCGGGAtgaatggttaa